The segment TTAGGTATGACAACACTGGGTGTAGTCAAAGCACTTTTAGGGAAGCAAACAATACAATGTGCATGTCTGGGTACGGTTTTAAAACTACCGATGACAAAAGCAACCTTTATTGAAAATAGTATTATGATAATTATGGCAATTATTATGCTTGTAAAAACTAATAATTAAGATGAAACAGTATATTTATTTTATAGTGATAATAGTGTTGCCATTGCTTTCCTTTTCTCAAGGAAAAATTGAAGGAATTATTTTGGAAGCAAACGCAACAAATGAGACCATTCCATTAGCTGGAGCGAATGTATACTGGTTAAATACTTCGGTTGGAGCGGTAACCGATATTGATGGAAAATTTAATTTGACTTATCAATCAAGTTACACCAAGCTTGTGATTAGTTATGTTGGTTATAAAACCGATACTATTACCGTGACCTCACCGAAATATGTGAGACACTACCTTAGTCCAACAGGGGATTTAGATGAAATTACCCTAACGTCTCGAAAACAGGCAACCGCTAAGTCCTATTTAAAAGCTCAAAATATGATTACGGTAAGCAGTGATGAATTGCTCAAAGCAGCCTGCTGTAATTTGTCAGAAAGCTTTGAGACCAACCCGTCCATCGATGTTAATTTCTCTGATGCTGTCACAGGAACGCGACAAATTAAAATGTTAGGTCTGACGAGTCGATATATTCTCATTACCACCGAAAATATTCCATCAATTCGAGGGGCTTCTCAAGCTTACGGTTTAAGTTTTATTCCAGGAACATGGGTTCAAAGTATTCAAATAACGAAAGGTGCAGGAAGTGTTGTCAATGGTTTTGAGAGTATTGCAGGACAAATAAATGCAGAATTACAAAAACCGACAACAGATGACGCTTTGTTTGTCAATCTTTATGCTTCGGCAAACGGCAGACTTGAGCTGAATACCCATGTCAATACTAAAGTTAATGATAAGTGGAGTACTGGTTTATATGTTCATGGAAACATAAGAGATCAAAAATTTGATAAAAATGGGGATTCGTTTTTAGATGTGCCTCTTAAAAAACAAGTCAATGTCATGAACCGATGGCAATATACCAATCTAGAAAAAGGTTTGGTGAGTTTTATAAACGTACGCTATTTAAACGATCAAAACCAAGCAGGACAGATTGATTTCGATCCAGATACAGATAAATTAACGACCAATGCCTGGGGAAGTGAGATTGAAACGGAGCGTTTTGAGCTATCAACCAAATTTGGATATGTTAATCCCGAAATTCCATGGCAAAGTTTAGGGGTTCAATTTGCGTTTAGCTCTCATAATCAAAGCTCGTATTTTGGATTAAATCAATATGATATTAATCATAACAGTGTGTATTCTAATGTTATCTATAATACTATAATAAGTGATTCCAGGCATAAGATTAAAACTGGTTTAGGTTTTACGTATGATCATTATGATGAGATTGCACTTAATACAGATTTTGAACGCAGTGAGCGTTCTGCGGGTGCGTTTTTTGAGTATGCATATGATAATTTAGATAAATTAACGTTAACAGCAGGTCTGCGATTTGATACGCATAATTTGCTTGGTGAATTTATAACACCGCGACTTCATGTGCGTTATACACCTTGGGAGAAATCGGCTCTAAGAGGATCTATTGGCAGGGGAAAGCGAAGTGCTAATATTTTTGCAGAGAATCAAAGCATATTTGCGACATCTCGGGCGATTGGTATTTTGAATACCGACGGAAATATTTATGGTTTAGATCCTGAAATTGCATGGAATTATGGGGTTTCTTTCCTGCAAGGATTTAATCTTTTTGGAAGAAAAGCAGATATTACTTTAGATTTTTATAGAACAGATTTTGAAAACCAGGTGGTTGTCGATTGGGAGAATCCGCAACAAGTCAATTTCTATAATCTAGAAGGGCAAAGTTTTGCAAATAGTTTTCAAATGGAGTTCAATTATAATGTCTTTGAAAATTTCGACTTTAGAACCGCGTATAAGTATTATGACGTGCAAACGGATTACTTGTCAGGAAGACTAACGAAACCGCTAATTCCAAAGCATCGTTTCTTTGCTAATGCATCTTATGAAACGGAACTTTCCGAATCGAAAACCTCGCAGTGGAAATTTGATTTAACCTATAATTGGTTGAGTGAGCAGCGGTTTGCGTCAACAACATCTAACCCAATAGAATTTAGATTAGGAGAAGAATCTCCAACAGTAGGAACGTTAAATGCTCAGGTTACTAAAGTTTTTTCTCCTAAATTTGAAGTATATTTAGGTGGTGAAAATATCACAAATGTTAGGCAAAGCGATCCTATTTTAGGCGCGAATGATCCATTTGGTTCAAATTTTGATACAACATTTGTGTATGGCCCAATTTTTGGAAGTATGTATTACGCAGGATTGCGATTTAAAATTAAATAAAAGTAAAATGAAAAAATTAATAACTGTATTCGTCGTTTTGGTCACAACAATAACCTTTGCACAAAACAAAAATGCCAAGATGTCTATGGAAGTAGATGGTGTGTGTATGATGTGTAAAGAACGCATTGAAAAGGCTGCCATTAGAACCAAAGGCGTAAAATCAGCTATATGGAATGTTGAAACCCATGAACTCAAACTGATTTTTGATGAGCGCAAGACTAATTTAAAAACAATCAGTAAAAATATTGTAGCAGTAGGTCATGATACGAAAGAATTAAAAGCTACAGATGAAGCGTATAACTCGGTCCATCCTTGTTGT is part of the Formosa sp. Hel1_31_208 genome and harbors:
- a CDS encoding TonB-dependent receptor, encoding MKQYIYFIVIIVLPLLSFSQGKIEGIILEANATNETIPLAGANVYWLNTSVGAVTDIDGKFNLTYQSSYTKLVISYVGYKTDTITVTSPKYVRHYLSPTGDLDEITLTSRKQATAKSYLKAQNMITVSSDELLKAACCNLSESFETNPSIDVNFSDAVTGTRQIKMLGLTSRYILITTENIPSIRGASQAYGLSFIPGTWVQSIQITKGAGSVVNGFESIAGQINAELQKPTTDDALFVNLYASANGRLELNTHVNTKVNDKWSTGLYVHGNIRDQKFDKNGDSFLDVPLKKQVNVMNRWQYTNLEKGLVSFINVRYLNDQNQAGQIDFDPDTDKLTTNAWGSEIETERFELSTKFGYVNPEIPWQSLGVQFAFSSHNQSSYFGLNQYDINHNSVYSNVIYNTIISDSRHKIKTGLGFTYDHYDEIALNTDFERSERSAGAFFEYAYDNLDKLTLTAGLRFDTHNLLGEFITPRLHVRYTPWEKSALRGSIGRGKRSANIFAENQSIFATSRAIGILNTDGNIYGLDPEIAWNYGVSFLQGFNLFGRKADITLDFYRTDFENQVVVDWENPQQVNFYNLEGQSFANSFQMEFNYNVFENFDFRTAYKYYDVQTDYLSGRLTKPLIPKHRFFANASYETELSESKTSQWKFDLTYNWLSEQRFASTTSNPIEFRLGEESPTVGTLNAQVTKVFSPKFEVYLGGENITNVRQSDPILGANDPFGSNFDTTFVYGPIFGSMYYAGLRFKIK
- a CDS encoding heavy-metal-associated domain-containing protein, translating into MKKLITVFVVLVTTITFAQNKNAKMSMEVDGVCMMCKERIEKAAIRTKGVKSAIWNVETHELKLIFDERKTNLKTISKNIVAVGHDTKELKATDEAYNSVHPCCKYRDEDVKKDHEDGN